GTAGGACTGCAGAATGTCAATGATGCCGATGTAGATCAGTAACCTGTCTCCTCTATTATTACGAGCTGGGATACCCCCCATGCTGGAAGGACAAGGCCAGAGCAAAAACAACAGATCACTGAATTGTCATTTCCCAGTCACAGATTACACTACAAAGCAAACACTGCAGTTCAAACGCAGCTCTTCTGGTGGTTGGTTAAACAATAAGACTCACTGATCTTCTGAATCCAAAGCTCCCTTTCCACGAGCTTCCCCCTGGATGGACTCCATGgctgtacagtacagacttTTCTGGGCTTGCGGCCGGCGCTGATCTGGGGTCACTGCTCCCTCCGATCCCCCACTGTCCCCTGAATTGCCCCCAGCACGGTCCCGCTCTCGACAGGCCTGCTCCATGTTGTGGATGCCCATCAACAGACTGTAATCCATGATCTTGAAACTCTGTAAGAGCTacataatacatacaaaaacaatgattgaGTTGACATGATCAGCAATCGGAGCAACCCCTCATGACAtgaaatttacacacacagtttgatgacagcagtgttttggtgagctttcttttgtattttgattaGTTTAATGGTTTGAAGTGCACTGACAGAGAAGATTGAGTAGAGGGGTACGATAGTACTATAGAAGGAAACACTAGCAAActtttacagacaaaatattCACAACATTTTGAATGATATAATACTTCCTAAAACTGGATGCTGCTTCAATCATGAgcattgtttgtgttgtggtaCTTTTTTGTTACTTAAAAATGTTTGAGTGGTTGACCCTAAAAGAGGTGCATTTACCTTATTCTAAAATGTTGACTGGGATAAAGGTTAAAAATTCTTTTTAGCAATGCCAATGCCATCTAAATAGGATAAAAAGGATAGGCTGATATGACCTATAGACTGTAAAAATGATGGACATAGGCACTGTCACTCACtggtttttggcattttgaccgtcaccatcttggattttagGGCCAGAAGTGAcgagaagtgaccatatttggacaggAGGGTGGAGCTGAGCCTAACGCTAGCTGGTAGCTTGGTTAACACAGTGCATTTActgtctatggttaactgtgataatgctaatgctatttTTTGccagtgaaaaacaggcttaaaaccattaaaacaaaatgttcttatCGGAAAACTGAACACCTGAAAATCAAAGTGGTAGTACAatcaaacgctgaacaagacttttttaggtgacaaaaatgttacaattaactttcattcacagaaaaaacactgaaataacgACGACTATGGCTACACCTTCACTCTGTGAAACGCCTGTTTATGTTgccgtggtagcaacttgtcaatcacaatgtagccacgCACTAAGGcaccctgctttatcatcaaatttaaattaaatgggaccataatttacaaaatgaacatcatgctgtattgaagactTGATACTAGCAACTGAAACCATAAACTCATTtagaaagtgtttactgagttAATacatcaagtgagaagtagggtcattttgtCATTGACTTCCATACAATACTTGTATACCTCCATAATACTTGTACAATAAAATTAGGGTGAGATACAGATGAGCAACACCAATACCCGATCAGACAGCGACAGTTCGCTTTTACAATAGTACACAACCAGTCACAACCACACATTGACAGTGTGGTCGTGCTGGTTGGGTTAACAGAGAAGATCACTCAAAAGTGTTGATAAGTGGATTTAGACCAGAGGAATGTAAATGTATGGACTGTAGAAGTAAAGTAACAGTGACTCagcaaacacaaagaaggaTTAGCCTCTAAAGGCTCTGCCGTGTGTATTATTTGACTTTCCCAAGACTGATCAACTAAATTATATAGAACATAAAGATATCCTGTGTTAACATCAATGATAAATGCCGCCAGCCACTTCCATCATTTGAAAAGGTATCATCCCTCAAAGTAAACAGAGTATTAGTTTGCAGTGTCATGAAAGCTTGAGTCATCTCTTAAACACTAGACTCCTGTTGATGATCCTTCGACTGCCAGCAGTGCTGGAGTTCCATACTAAGCAACAAACAACCTTGAGAATTGccttaaaagaaacagaaaattataaGTTTAAGAGAAAATAACTAATTTCACTTCCCTTAAGTATTACCTCTTCCAAGGTGGTTATCGTGACTGTTGCTTTGTCTGTCCATTTGTGTGCAGAACACaattttttataatatttattggTACCCTACAGAACAAAATCTATCCACTATGTCAttggaaaaattaaattttaatttttgctgGCATTAGGTTGGCCCTTTTAAAAGACGACCTGGAAAAACCTGAGTTATAAAGTGACTGTCTCTAAAATATCTTTGGTATTTCTGCAAATTTGTTTGAGCACTGCCATTATTAAGATTTGTTGGTCAGAAAGTTTGATTCGATATATTTATTTGGTAGTTATGTGATGGCACAATGATAATGTATTCTGCTGGTGTACTATCTGAACTTGTTTAGGAATTTTAATATACTTGCATATTCAACAGTGCATATAAATGTTACCAGTAATTCCATGTGGGCTGAGAGGCTTGAGTGCATGCTACTTGAATAAAAATCAGTCAATGAAAAACAAGTGTCTCTCTGACTCACCAAGCAGTCCCTCTGTATAGTCTTGCACAGGGCATTGTAGTTGTCCGCTTCCAGCAGCAGGCCGTCAGGCAAGTCCTGGATAAAGTCTAGGTCTTTGTATGTGGGAACagccttttctctttctttaggTGATGCTCGTCTCTTATAGGTGGAGCCCTTCAGGTCATATTTGAGGTGCATGGGGATGATCCGAGGCAAAAGATTGTTCATCACTACAATACGGATATTCTTGCCTCCTGCCTGAACACAGTAGAGTCCGTAGAACTTGGGTAACAGAGTGCGCTTGTTTTGGTTTATATTctagaaaagaggaggaaaaaagaaattggAAAAACATGAGTTCCCACTCATTCAAGGAACCTACTCTCCAGATAATTATGGTTATTGAAATTATCATCACTCATACTGAACACACTCCCACTTCTCACCATGAAGTATCCAGGAAGGAGTTTCTGGAGAAACTCTGCCTCTTTGTGTTGAACAGTCTTGATGATGAACTCATCATCACTAGAGACGTAGAAGAGGGATCCGCTGGCACCAGGGTTGGACAGCTCGATCAGTGGCTCGTTACACAGAGAATACTTCAAGAGAAAGAAGAGTGCATTAGTATCCAGTCAAAACAGAGCACACATGTTGGCATAACCAGAGCTCTaattaaatgaaacaagtgGTTCTTAACCTGGGGGTTGGGTACCCCCGGGAGGTCGCTAGGATGTTGCAGAGGAGTCACAGAAAGACATGGAACAATTTCTAAACGGGAGCACAAAATCTCAAAATGCTGACACGAAGAAACTGtcagcagagaaagaaaacgCTGGAGAAAACACTGttattaaatatgacaaaaagtgcTGGGAGTAGCCTATGTCCAAGTCTACCTACACAGGAGGTCTAGTGtaagaagagcagcagcagtaacttcaGTCTTCTatctgtgtctacacaggatgtGTTCAGGTGCAGtattgagtgtaggtcacctgcgTTTTGGCagcactcagagcccaataTACAATTACTATAGttacacatgtaaaacagaagaaaagcataaaaataaGCTTTGGGTTGCTGTTACATGGGTATGGCAGATACAAGCTGACATGCTGCCCGTGTAGAcggctgtattgattaaaatattaGTGTATCTTTTACATCAGATGCACATTAAGATGGATGACTGAATCACAAGACTGTAACGCTGAATCGCTGCAGAGAAACACCACAGAATATTAGGTGAGACTTTCTTACCATgtgcaaaacattttcagtctcaaAAGGTGATCACACTCGCTAAAAGGCTGATCTAAATAATTCcacaaaataaatctgtgtAAAGTGTCTTAAATCAAAACAAGAAGTGTTGGCAGTGTGAGTGCGGTCTAAGTACTGACCAGGTAGTCATCTGGCCGAATACCAAACAGTTCTCTGAAGTAACGGAAGGCAATGGGAGCGTAGGTCTTAAAACGAAAGTCACTGTAGTGATGAGCAGGAGTCAAGTTACTGCCTTCACTGAAACACacgagagagagcaagagacagagagacaataAGAATCTACATGAACcccaaaaataaaaccacaaattcaATACATTCACTCAGTTACGACTTCTGTAACCAACCTGGGGAAGAAGATGCTTTCAACCACCACAAAGTCCTGCATGAGAACATCTCGTTCTGCTTTTTGGCTCAAGCTGCCAACTGTGTGAGTGATGCCCAGTTGGATGGCACCTTTTAGGGCAGATGATGTAGTCTGCAGGGgtaagagaggaaaaaaataataagcacTGGAACAAACAATATTTTACGCCTCTGACTTCTATAGTTTCACTCACTATTCTTGGGTGTCTAGTCAAAGGAATTTCCAAACTATTTTtagaatataaacacaaaacacgtAGGCGTACACACTGATCCTTCTTCACTTTTCAACTCTGCTGCTCAGTGTTGTGGGTGTCAACAATCTGATGTCACTGACCCCTGCCCTGTTCTAACCTTTTTATAGGTGGTCTCTCCCGTGGTGGTCTCAACACCCCGGTGTCCAATAGTCTTCTTCATGCTCTGAGTTGTGCCTGAAGAGCCAGGCATCTGagaagagggacagagaggaaaacattcaaatacaataaaatacagcctgatgtgtgtttgtgaacatAGAAGGCAAAGAGCTAGATGTACGCAAGCTTTAGGCCATATTGGGTAAACATCTTCACGTGACGACCTTATCCTGTGTTCGCACAGCCATCATCTCAGCTGAAAAGTTGCTGAACTCTGAGCTAAGGTCAACTTGTGTGGCGGATGAAGGGAATGAAAATAATGTCAGTTGGTCTGCTGTGACCAATACCTTAATGTCCACTGAgtatgtgttttctgctttagtAAATAACGCAGGATCTGGATGTGTCGCATTCCTGCTCTGGCATAAATAGACCCAGCGTGTTCGGATAGTGGGACTGGAGGAAAAGAGCAGTGGGTTGGACGCTCTGGCCGGTGGACACTACCACACAGGCTAGAATGACAGCAGAGCGTCTCCAACAGATGCGATGGAGCCAGAATGCGACACAGCCAAATCCGGTGGACACTGGCCCTGACTGTAACAGAGATGTACCAAATAAACCTACATTAGTTTGTCCTTTCCGCCTGCCTCTCTCTTTTTGCCAAAATTTCCATCCCTACAACAAATATCctcatatttttattgttattctttAGATTTTCTATGATACTATAACACTGCATACTCTCCTAAAGTACAAGACACTGTTGTCCTCATGTTCCTCAGGCATTTATTAACCTGATTTCACCTGTACAACACAGGCCAGTCCCTTACTTCCATCAAAACGCAATGAGCTTTCGGTGATGGATGTCTCAAGCTGATGACTGCATGAATGTAGGCTTGAACTCTCTAAACTTGTTCTCCTTCCCTCCTCAGAGTTGACTGGAACAACATTTACTTTACTTGGGGCTGTAATGCAGTCGTGTTTTGTCAATTCAGTGAGGCAATTGTTGATGTATTCACCTCTGGAGGGGCCACTTTTATGATGCCGCTGGTCcctaaagagagaaaaacaaaagttagAGAAAGACAATGACTCTTGGGAATCTAAAAGGAAAAACTCTGAAGACTTAAGGAACCACTAGTTTCTTTGTTGTTGACTCAACTTCATGAAACCTGTAAATGTCAACCCATGCAGTCAGAGTAAACTTTTGAAGTTTGAGTTGGCAGCTTTTAACATGGAAGAATTTGTTAATGGAGGTTTAAGAATCCCTTTGCTGGTTAATTAGCAGGGCTATTTCCAGCACTGGCTGATGAGTATAACGCCAATGATGAGCCCAGACCTAAATGTAGCCACAGTTACTCACTGTTGCTCTTGATACCACCAGCTTTATGTGAACTGGAACTACTTCTCCCCTGAGCTGGCTGCTCCAGATTCATCTGGCCCCTGATGATGAATATCTACATTCACCACCTCCCTTTGAAAAACAGTACCACTTCTAGCTCTTTCTGCAACAGCCTACTTTGTATCTCACGGTAACTTTGTGATTAATATTTTGATTAAGTCCAATATGCTAACACTATGACTACCTAATGCTTGTTAAATTAAGCCATTCAGCAAGCTCAACTGATCAGCATAGGTAGCAGTAGTCTCCTTGAAAGTTTGTACCGTCAACAAGCAAACACCTCTGGAAAACCACagataaaaaagttaaatggGTTTAACTTCCTGTGTACGCATGATGacaaaaacagcacacagtagttttgaaagaaaagcacacaactgaaatgaaagaaaaagtcaaCATGAATTCCTGTGTCCTTACATAAACTTGCTGTTTAAACCTACTTTCTCACCCACTCTGTGAGCACCTCTAGCCTGTAACCAATGGCAACAGCTGCTTCAATGCTGCAGTGCTACGGGTCAATATATACAAAAAGGATGCTGGGGAGTTTATACACCTGTAGTAAcaatcctgtgtgtgaaaaCTCATCTGTGTTAATGATATGGCAGCATCACTGAATGCCATGCATCTCTTTTCAGTTAGCAGGGACACACTGCAATCCACCGGGGAGACAATGAGCATCATTCTGCCCACATTCCCTCTTATTATGTAAAACAACACACTATATCGTCACTACTCATGCAGTTTctgctcacacatacacacacagagaaacacacacccATGCGAGTACCTCGCTGAAATGCTCGCCTCCAGAACTGAGTCCTAATATCTGTGGAGCAGGATATGGTCAGCCTAAATGGCTTAACCTAGTAAATGAGCAACACTACGCCAACTTAATGCATGAGTGTATTTAAGTATGAGAACATATGCTTCATAAACAGAGATGCAAAGATTAGTCAATTACTCGATTAACAAAATTATTCTAGactttaattatattattacatatatatatatctatatacacAAAATGACTTGTTCAATACGACATGTTttgattaactgtttatttcatcttttaagTAACAGCCTTAATAGTtttaacttctcaaatgtgaaaaatatgctGCTTTTACTTGTCTTTACataacagtaaattgaatatctttaagtttcggactgttggtcggacaaacctggacatttgatgacatcacctttaGGGaactgtgatgggcatttttctcagttttctgatgttttactgACCAAGAAGATGAATCAATTGATAAAGAATATTATCGGCAGATTAACCAGTTATGAAAATGATCATAAGCGGCAGTTCTTTTCAAAACATTGCAATTTTCAGTGTCAGCATATTACTAGATAATAACACATGCTGTGCAGCAGATTTAGGGTAGAAATTAGACTAACCCAATTACTTAACAATGACTTTAGCTTGTCAGTGGCTGGAATTAAGACAATAGGCAAACCATCTGTTCCTCTCTGTATACTAAACAAGTCCCTGCCAGCCTTGTTCACATGTAGCCTGCAGCCTGCACAAGGCAAGAATATGGGACATGAACAGTCTCTCAACATCATTTTCTGTCTATGAAGACTCCATAAATATACTGGTTCTTAGCCCGATTAGGAAACAAGGCTAATAAGGACTAGTACGGAAACCACATTATGTTACTGTCACTCaagtgtatgtgagtgtgtgtgtgtgtgtttgacagaaagCTGTATCTTGTATTTGTACAGTCTCGGGCTCTCAGCCATGTGGGAGCCACAAGAGTGCGGTCGAAGCCActatttttattcactgattCAGACTGGGCGGCTACACAGAGAAGAGCAACTCCTCTGTACACAGGAAAGCTAAGAAGTGCCGCACAACTAAATGGATTAACAAGATGCAACGTCCCCCTCATCTGTCCTGTATTCAGAAAATAAGAAACTCCTGAAAGCATTTCATCAGTATATATGTTGCCACTGAAAACAAGTGAGAGACCAGTTCATCATCAAGTCACCATACTTCGGTCTGATATTAAGAAAAGACTTAATTGGCCCAGAGGGAAATTTGCTTTGGACTCACAATGCTGTACACTACCAAATAATTCAATATTACTTCTCATCATACATCTCATAAATACCATATTAAAAAAGTACAATGATTACATGAAATTactgaaaactgaataaaaaccaaaaaaaaaactataaaaacttaaaaagatCCTGGAGAAGCAGCCTTTCATCAGGTGAACAGAAGCTCATTAATTAGATAAGCATAACATGTAGGAAATCATTAAGATCTATATTTATTTTGATAACACCCCACCTAAACTGTGAATCTTTGAAAAGTAGCTGATGGGGGGATAGTGTTGAAGGTAGCCTACTTgatagaaaattattttttattgctatCTTGACCACAAACCTGGTCAGACAGAcgggggaagaggagggggtgAACAGGCGAGGAAGGCGAGATGATAACAGAGTAGCTACCGTTAATTTCCCCTTTATTTACTAATAAATAAAACGATATTTATCTGTAAACCTCACCCTTTGACCTCCTGCGTCCAGCTAACTCAACGCTACCCTTcaataacacacaaacagcgAGTTAACGAAATGACCGGCTtgataacaaaacacaacacttgAGCCAACGTGGTTTGGGGTAATTAAGTTATTTCTTTACGTTATTAACCTCAACAAATAGGTCGATATAACTGGTTTTGGCTTGCTTAACGCTTCGTGAGGTTAACAATGGCACTAATAAAGGTTTAGTAACTAGGTAGCTAACTAAACAAGCTAGCCGCTGCTTGGTTCATTTGTTAGGCTGAAAGCCTCGTTGCTAGCTTAGTTAGCTAACTGGCTAACCGGGACACGATAAAGCCACAGTCACCGCATTTAAACACTCTCATCTCTa
The sequence above is drawn from the Thunnus maccoyii chromosome 10, fThuMac1.1, whole genome shotgun sequence genome and encodes:
- the LOC121906213 gene encoding phosphatidylinositol 4-phosphate 5-kinase type-1 alpha-like translates to MATAGTADSGSTAPTGTSGIIKVAPPEMPGSSGTTQSMKKTIGHRGVETTTGETTYKKTTSSALKGAIQLGITHTVGSLSQKAERDVLMQDFVVVESIFFPSEGSNLTPAHHYSDFRFKTYAPIAFRYFRELFGIRPDDYLYSLCNEPLIELSNPGASGSLFYVSSDDEFIIKTVQHKEAEFLQKLLPGYFMNINQNKRTLLPKFYGLYCVQAGGKNIRIVVMNNLLPRIIPMHLKYDLKGSTYKRRASPKEREKAVPTYKDLDFIQDLPDGLLLEADNYNALCKTIQRDCLLLQSFKIMDYSLLMGIHNMEQACRERDRAGGNSGDSGGSEGAVTPDQRRPQAQKSLYCTAMESIQGEARGKGALDSEDHMGGIPARNNRGDRLLIYIGIIDILQSYRFIKKLEHSWKALVHDGDTVSVHRPGFYADRFQQFMCNTVFRKIPLKPSPSKKSRGGGQGGLRRAPTLGGPTPLSQLTGQSSVDSRLVYHSHYKSTDSEADSGVQLGRPDLVPRTPPLVENSADCEANLSTSSLGSTGVPSTSPPLRSVGVEVHKAANTDHDQGASHSLGAEETVDNSGNLSGNEDVVSLSDIIPETNICF